The sequence GAGATCAAAATCTATAAAAGGAAGCTCTCCTGAAGAAATCCAATTGGCACTTGAGCATACTGTTGAAGATGGTTTTAGACCCACATTGGCCATTGTGTTTATTTCCAAAAGCGTTGACAGAATCGCTGTATCTAAAATACTCGATGATGCCGGCATAGCCATCTTTGGAGCAACCACCAATGGTGAATTCATCGACGAAGAATTGGGCAAGGAATCTGTGGCCATTCTATTAATGGATATGAACCCCGCTCATTTTTCTTTATTTTTTGCCGAGTATCCAAAGAAAAACTACAGGGAAGTGACCAGTGAAATAGCACGTAATGCACAACGGCTCTTTCCGCATCCAGCATTCCTTATCTCTGGCAGTCATATGGAAACTGATGCAGAGCAGTTGCTTTTTGGTTTTGAAGACGTGATTGGAAAACAGGTAAATGTATTCGGCGGCATGGCAGGTGATGATTATGCATTCAGTGAGCAGTTTGTATTTACCAACGATAAGTCGAGCCACAGGGGAATAGTTGCCCTTGTAGTGGACGAAGACAAGATCGCTATCAAAGGCATTGCTACATGCGGATGGAAGGCTGTTGGCACGTTAAGAACAGTCACTAAAAGTGAAGGGAATCATGTATTTACAGTGGATAACATCCCAGTACTGGACCTAACTGCAAAGTATGGCGGACTTGAAAACATACAGGAAGGAAATTCACAGGTTGCCATGGAAATAGCCGTCAATTTTCCATTGCAGTTACAAAGAGAGGTTGGTGACCCGGTGATGCGGCCAGGTTTATTGATCGACTGGAACGATCGTTCATTTTATTGCAGCGGTTCAGTTCCACAGGGTTCTAAGGTGCGCTTCTCCATTCCACCAGATTTTGATGTGATGGATAAGGTGATCAAAGGTGTTGAGGAACTAAAAGCCACTGAAATGCCGGAAGCCGATGCGCTCATCGTTTTTAGCTGTGCAGGCAGAATACTTGCTTTAGGGCCCCTGATGAACATGGAAATTGAGGGAATCAAAAATGTTTGGAATGTTCCACTGGCAGGTATGTTCTCTAATGCTGAACTTGCCAGGGCAACAAAGGGTAACTTGGAGATGCACAATTGTACCACGTGTTGTGTGGTTTTGAAAGAAAAATAATAGAACT comes from Flavihumibacter fluvii and encodes:
- a CDS encoding FIST signal transduction protein encodes the protein MRSKSIKGSSPEEIQLALEHTVEDGFRPTLAIVFISKSVDRIAVSKILDDAGIAIFGATTNGEFIDEELGKESVAILLMDMNPAHFSLFFAEYPKKNYREVTSEIARNAQRLFPHPAFLISGSHMETDAEQLLFGFEDVIGKQVNVFGGMAGDDYAFSEQFVFTNDKSSHRGIVALVVDEDKIAIKGIATCGWKAVGTLRTVTKSEGNHVFTVDNIPVLDLTAKYGGLENIQEGNSQVAMEIAVNFPLQLQREVGDPVMRPGLLIDWNDRSFYCSGSVPQGSKVRFSIPPDFDVMDKVIKGVEELKATEMPEADALIVFSCAGRILALGPLMNMEIEGIKNVWNVPLAGMFSNAELARATKGNLEMHNCTTCCVVLKEK